In Formosa haliotis, the sequence GTTACGATATAACAATGCGATGGAGTGCTGTAGCATTTGCGGGTATGGCTAAAGCTGTTAGAGAAAAGGAAAATTTTGATGCAGCACGCTTAGTCTATAATTACGGGTCTGGATTTCGCTACTTAATTGCACGTAAATTTAAGCTTAGAGTAGGTCTGGATTTCGCCTGGTCTAACAATGATTTCGGATATTATATCGTGTTTGGTTCGTCTTGGAACCAGAGAAACTAGACGCTCTTTTTTGTTTTTCTTCATTATTAATTTTAATATATTTACTTCACCTTTTTTTGGTTTCAATACTATAGAGAGGGTATGTTTTATGAATATAAAAACGTGTAAAATGAAAACAAACAGTGTTAAAAAACAATGGCACCTTAGGGTGTTTTTACAATTAGCTTGTTTAGCGATGCTACTTACAAGTTGCTATCCTGGTGGAGCAGAATACGTAGAGGACTACGATGCTGTTTACACAAATTATTCGTCAGATTTCAATTTTAATACAACCTATTCCTATTCCTTACCAGATCGGGTGATTAAAGTTGGCAATAATAATGACGATGATGATACCGAATACATAAATGAAGCCTATAGCGACGCTATATTAAGTAACTTAAGAAGTAATTTGAATGCTTTGGGGTGGACAGAGGTTTCTGTAGATGCTAACCCGGAAGTTGTTGTTTTGGCTTCAGGTTTCGATCAGAGTTTTTATTACTATTATAATCCGTGGTATTGGGACTGGTATTACCCATGGTATGGCCCAAATTGGGGCTGGTACTACCCATTTACTCCAGGTTATGTGAGTGGATATAAAACAGGTTCTGTGCTTGTACAAATGACTGTGCCAGACGATGCCGAAGATAACAAAATCCCAGTAGTTTGGATGGCAGCCTTAAATGGTTTGTTACAAGGTGGTCAAGCGAATATCGTTAATAGAATCGATACCAATTTAGATCAAGCGTTCTCTCAATCTCCATTTAATAATTAAATAAGAAACAAGATGAAAAGTAAATATATTTGGTTTTTCGCCATGATGGTTTTATCATTTTCGGCGATGTCTCAAGAAAAGTATAGTGTTAATTATAGTGTGGGTATTCCAACAGGAGATACAGCCGATTTTACAGAATCTGTAAGTTGGAGAGGTGTAGGGTTTGATTATACTCATATGTTAAATCAGGAATGGGGAGTAGGTATTAGTGCTTCTTTACAGACATTTTACGACGATTTAGGATATGTAACGACAACCGAAGGCAAAGAAACAGTATCTGCTAACCGATATAATTATATTAACAGTTTACCTATTTATGCAACAGGAAGTTACTTTATTAATGAATCTGCCGATTTTACTCCGTTTGTGTCTTTAGGTGTTGGTGTAATGTATAACCAAAAGGAGCAGGATTTAGGGCTTCATGTTTTTGAAGAAGAAGCTTGGCAGTTTAGTTTAAGACCAGAAGTAGGTTTTGAATACGATGTAAGCTATGGGTTAGGATTACGTGCCGCAGCAAGATATAATGCAGCTTTTAAATCGGGAGATTTAGAAGGCTTATCTCATTTCTCTATAGCTGTAGGGGTAATCTGGACAAACTAGCTTATTGAATTTTTTAGTTCTAATTTTATAAAAACAATATTTATAAGTTGATTTAAAAACAGCTTATTTCTTTTTATATTAAGTGTTATATTTTAAACCCACTAGGTATGTAAGCTTGGTGGGTTTTGTTTTACATAGAAGTGTCTTTCAAATTGGTTTAATGCTATTCGTGAAATTTACTTAGTTAGAATTAAATTAATACAATTCAGTATTGAAATTTGTACCCCTGTTGAATAATTAGGTTGTTCATTTAATTAATTTTTTATTAACTTTATAATTCTATCAATCAAATCATTATAATATGAATAGTATTAGAATTGCACGAATAGCTCTGCTCACATTTCTTTTTTTATTTTGTTTTAATTGTGAAAAAAAAGAGGAGATTATGTCTTATAAAAAAGGAACATTATCTCCTATAAATTGGTCTGAAAGTTTATTTGATACCGTGGGACCTTTTAAACTAATTAATAAGGAAGTTTCTAAGTCGTATAACGAAAGTATGGTGGCGAGTTTAACTGGTGCAGCTGGTGCTTTTGCTGGGAACAAAGCACTTGAGGCAGGAGGAAGTGCAGTTGATGCTGTGCTAACGGGTGCTATGACAAATATTACTAAAGGCTTGGGTAGTGTGTATAGTTTTGCGGGAATTTCCACTTTAGTGTATTACGATGTAGAAAGTGGTAAGGTTTATTCTTTGGATGCAAGTTATGGTAAACCTGCTATCATTAAAACTGTCGAGGAACACAGCTCAGATTCTACAGCTAGATATGTTGGAAAAGATGTTATGGTGCCAGGGTTTATGGCTGGCGTAGAGGCTGCTCATAAAAAATTCGGAAAATTACCATTTGATGCACTATTTGAGCCTGCAATTTATATCGCTGAACACGGACTACATGTGCCTCATGATATCATTCCTTTAATGCAACAGAACGATGTAGGGAAAGGTTTCCTTTCTAAATTTAGTGAATCGGACTCACTTTTAAAACAACCAGAGCTAGCAAATACACTAAAAAATGTGGCTGATAAAGGCGCTCAATATATGTACACAGGCGCTTGGGGACAGGAATTGGTAAAGCAAGTTCAAGAGAATGGTGGAGATATGACGATAGAAGATTTAAGTAACTATCAAGCCATTTGGGAAGACCCATTTTCAACCGATTTTTCAGGGTATAAAGTGTACTCGGCAGGAATAAATTCCATTGGAGGTGTAAGGGTAATAGAAACACTTAACCTGCTTAATGAAGCCCAATTGAGTAGTGAGAAACACTATGCCGAAACATCAAAAGGAACTGAAAAAATATTAAAAGTTCTTCAGTATAATAGTATCGTACGGGATGATAGTTTGGTAAGCAAATATTTATCAGAATTTAATATGAACCCTAGTTCTAGAGTTACTAAAGCACATGCTGAACAATTATGGCGTTTTATGGGGACCGAAGCATGGAATAAAGTTTTCAATGCAATCGCACAAAATGAAAATGAGGGACACGGAGGACATACCGACGGTATGATTGCTGTAGATAAGCAAGGAAATGTGGCAGTATTAGTTTATAGTCATGCTATGCCAATACCTTGGGGCACTAGTGGTATTAAAGTTGGAGGAGTAGTTATACCTAACGCTGCAGATTCACCTATTCGTAGTTTTTATGAAACTGCCAAACCAGGAAATCATGTCGCTCTTGAAATGAATCCTACCATTGTATTAAAAGATGGTAAGTTTAGTATGGCTTCCGCTACCATTGGAAATGATTTAAATACTATTTTAATTCAACATATAATAAACGCTACTGTATATGATATGACCCCAGAAGCCTCTCAAAAAGCTCCAAAAATATTAATTGATGCATGGCCAGGACTCAGAAATTTCGGAATAGACCTGCCGGAAGTATCTGAGTATACACGCTTGGTTGGAAGTAGTTTTAATGATTCCGTTATACACTCAGTTAATCAAAATAATATTCAATTAGTGAAAACTGAAAACCCAATGATAGAATCAATAACTGCAGGAACTACGATAATTAAACGGGATTCTAATAGTAATCAATTAAATGGTGCAAATTATCCCATGTTTCCTGGTGATATTTTTGGGTCTAATAAATAATATTTTAAATCTAGTTTAAAAGGAGGCTTCCCGTTTTAATGGAGTATTGGCTCATATCTTAAAGAAAAACAAGGCCGTTTAAAATAAATTAAACGGCCTTGTTTTTGGATTTAAAAGTAGAGAATTGATTTATTCTTCCTCTTCAGGTTTAAAGATTTTCGGCACATGGACAGAACCATCGTGAGCATTGTGGTACTCTTCTAGTAAATTCATAGTGGCTGTCAATAAATCTTTTGTTTCTAACAATAAACTAAAGTAAAGTGTCGTGTTTTTAGGGCTTACCTCTTCGGTTCTTGTACGTTCTACTTGTCTTTGTATTCTTTCAGTAATTTGATTAAACACTGCTTTTTTAGTGCTTAATATACTTCCAATTTCTTCAAAGGAACGATTTAAAAACGCTGTTTGTGTATCTGTAAATAACTCATCCAGAGTTTTATCTATTTGTTTTAATTCTTTTATCTGGTTGAATTTTAATTTTTTATGGTTGTTATTTACGTGTTTATGGCTCACTTTAGAAATGTATTCTAAAGATTGTGACATGTCTTGTAAATAGCCTAAAATGTTAATGTAGAAGTTACTTGCCGCTACACTAGACTCGTCTAAGTTTTTAATGAAATAGAAAATATTATCTCTTAATTCATCAATTTCGTTTGTAAGTTTATCGACTTGCTTTTTATTCTTCTTTAAAGCTACTAAGTCTTGCTTGGATAAACCATCTATGGCTCCGGTGTAAATTTTATTAACACGTTTAATAGCATTCGCTATGTTTTGTGCACTTTCATGAATAACACCTTGAATAGAACTACTTTCGGCGCGAATAAGTTGACCTTCAGCTTTTAGTTCTTTGTTCTTCTTATTCATGGAAAGATAGTTTCTAACCAACAATAGTAATGCTATTAATAGTAATATAGCCACCATTGAAGGTACGTGTAAGTTTATTAAATATGCAATTGCTGCGGCAGATAAAAAAGCTATAAGCGCTGTAAAAAACCAACCTCCAATTACATTTAATACTCCAGCTACACGATATACAGCACTTTCTGCTCCCCAAGCTCTATCGGCTAAAGAGGTACCCATCGCTACCATAAAGGTTACATATGTAGTAGATAATGGTAATTTCATAGAAGTTGCTATAGATATAAGTACACTGGCAACCATAAGGTTTACAGCTGCACGAACCATATCGAACGCAGGTAATTCGTAAGTCTTATCACGATTTAGCGCAATGGTAGGCTTTTCGAATCGTCTATCTATTTTTGCTTGTGTAGCATTAGGCATTAAATAGTTTATAAGGTCTGAAATACCAACAGCTGTTCTTACAAATCCACGAGATAAAAAGTTAGGCTGAAAACGCTCTTTTGTGTCACTTTGGCTAGATAAATCGATAGATGTTTTTACTACCGCTTTTGCTTTACTAGAAAACCATAAGGTTGCAACCATAACCATACCTGCTATAAATAACATTAACGTAGGTGTTTTTACCGATTGTGCTAATACCTCCATGCTAAATTGATCGGCAGGAATTCCAGATGTAGACCATTCTTGGTACGATTGCCATGCTGCAATAGGCACCCCGATAAAGTTTACCAAATCGTTTCCTGCAAAAGCTAGGGCCAATGCGAAGGTTCCGATTAAAATGATTAGTTTATAGATGTTTAGTTTAAAAACGGCCGTGTATATATAAGAGACTAAACTCCAGAATACTAAGCTGATTGCTAAAATTAATAGTACTTGAGTTTCTAAGTAATGTCCGATAGTTAATCCGCCTAAAATGTCATAACTTTCTTTTGCAAAGGCCGTACCACCAATACCTTTTATAAAAATGAAATACGAAATAGCTGTAATGGCCATACCTCCAAAAAGGGCGCCAACCCATTTTGCTTTCTTTTCAAAATTATAAGATAACAGTAATCTTGCAACCCATTGAACCATAGCACCAACAGAGAAGGCTATAACTACCGAGAGGAGGATACCAAATATAATTTGAGTGGCTTTAGAGGTGTTTATATAGTTTACCAAATCTGAAAAAGAACCGCCATCATGACCAATTTTAATTAATGCAATGGCTACCGATGCTCCTAATAATTCGAATACAATAGAAACCGTTGTCGATGTAGGCATTCCTATAGTATTAAAGAAATCTAGTAGTAATATGTCGGTAATCATTACAGCCATGAAAATAATCATGATCTCACTAAACATGAATTCTCCGGGGTTAAAAATACCTTTTCTGGCAACTTCCATCATCCCACTCGAAAATATGGCCCCAACGGCAACTCCAACACTGGCAACGATCATAATTGTTCTAAATGATACAGCCTTCGATCCTATAGCAGAGTTTAAAAAGTTAACCGCATCGTTACTAACTCCTACTACTAAATCGGCAATCGCTAAAACCGCCAAGGCAACAATCATTAATAAGTAAATATTCTCCATAATTTAATCTAAAATTGTTTGCAAATATCTATAGTGTTTTTCACTGATATGTTACGTTAATGTTATGATTTTAATTAAAAATGCATCTCAAATTGCAGTCTATATAATAGCATATCTTTGTTGCTAGCATTGGTTAAATAGCCTAAATCTGTTTGCACTTTTAATTTATGTTTTACTATATATTTAGATACACCTGCCGTGTACTCATTTTCGGTTCCACGACCGGTAATTTCTTTATCAAAATTTGTTGTGGCATACCGGCCAGCAATTTCCCAGTTAGATTTAAATAGATAGCCCATTTGTAAATTTAAGGCATTTCCTATTAATACAGTTTCTCCGGTTTCTGTGCCATCAGAATTTCTTGCAATTGGGTCGCTTGCTGTTCTGTCTGCATATTCAGTCATAAAAGATACGCCTTTATATTTAAACATCCCATCTATAAACACGGTACCAATGTTGGTTTTATGAAATCCTGAATCTGTAACCATATAGGTTCCCATATTACTACGTGTTCTTACGGCATTATTATTAAAATCGTAACCAGCAGCGAGCGATAATTTAGGATGATCTTCCCTGCTTAAGTCACTTCCAAAATAATCCCCTTTATCTTTAAATTCACCAAAAGGTAAAAATTCTAGGCGTGTAGTATATTGTAAGCCACCTAAATTACCGGTAGTTACATTTCGGCCTTCCCCTTGGGAGACTGCTACTATTTGTCGCATAACAAAATGGTTTCCTATGGTGTTTTGATGATGTAATTGTAATCCAATATCTCTGTCTATATTAAATGCGGCATTTAATATGGAACGATCTACAAGTTGAAGATTTGCCGATGAAATAACACGACCACGATTACCAGGAAGTTTTGTTTGTCCGAACCAGAATTGAAATCCTTTATGGAATTTCCATTTCATAACAGCATCCATAATAATTCGCGGTGTATTATGGGTGTAGATGGAGCTTCCCGACATGTCTCGGTTAGACACTCCTAATTCTATTTTATAAACTAAGTTTGGACTAAAAGCAAATCCATCGAACTTTAGCCTCGCTCTACGGATTAAAAAAGATGAGTTGGTTTCTTTTAAGACGTTATTATCGTTATAAGTAAAAACGGATCCTAAAAATTGCATACGTGCCCCAAATTTCATAGACCAAGTACTGTCCTTATCAACAATATTAATTATGCCTTTACCAAATTTGGAAGGCTTAACTTCTTGAGCATGAATAAAATTTGAAAACGAAAAAGTCAATGCTAGAACTAGCAGTACTTTAAGTTTCATATATGTTATAGTTTTTGTCGAGGCAAAGAACTAAAACCAATGTTAACTGAATGTTTCTTAAAAGTTAACAATGAAAAAAGAACTGCCTCCTGAGAGGCAGTTACTAAATTCATGATAAAATAGTCGACAAAAACTAATAGTTTATATGAAGTTATAGCAAATATCAACTATAGACATTATATAAACGTGAAGCCATTATTATGTTAATATTAATACTTTAAGCTTTTTAAGCCTGTTGTATTGTGTTGAAAATTAATAAAATACACTCCAATGTTAAATTAATGTTACGTAAACATTGCTTTAAAGTTAACTATTTGCTATCTTTGTTATGTAGAATTAGATAAACACTTAGAATATGAAAACGAAAATATTATTTGTAATTGCATTATTAATGACTGCTGTGTCATTTGCACAAGATAAAAGAGACTTAAAAATTAATGAAGGAGCTGAGCTAATTGAAGTTACTTATTATCATGATAATGGTGTAGTAAGTCAGACTGGGTTTTATACTTTAGACGGAAAGTTGCAAGGAGAGTGGAAGCAATATGATGTTAATGGAAAAAAATTAGCCTCTGCAAATTATGATAAAGGTAACAAAGTTGGAAAGTGGTTCTTTTGGAATGATAAGACATTAAAAGAAGTAGACTATTCTAACAACGCTATTGCTAGTGTTAGCGAATGGAACAATAAAACCAAATTAGCTGGTAACAACTAGTTTAATTTCAATTTTTATAAAACAAAAAAGCATCCTTCTCAGGATGCTTTTTTTATTAGGTATGAATTTAAAAATTCAATTACATTTTAGAGTAATTAGACCAACCATCAAAAGCAGTAGCATCTGCTCCTGTAGCTTCGCTGTTTTCTGTAATGAAACTATCTGGTAAATCAGTTCCGTCTACATTATTAACATATAAGTTAGTGTAACCAGAGAAATTAGCATTTGTAAATACTAAAGTACCATCGTTAACTTCATTTAATTGGTTGTTTACAAACATGATAGTTTGAGCATTTGTTACAACAATGTTATCGAAAGATCCAGCAGTACCTTGTTTAAGGTCGAAAGCAGCTTTTCCATCTCTGTTGCTAGCTCTAACAGTTACATCTTTTACAGCTGCGTTAGATCTTGGAGATGCATTGTTTTCTCCACTTCTGTTTGCTAATTCGAAAGCATAATCTCCAACATTGTCATATTGGTAAATTACAGCATTTGTAATAGATCCTTGGAAACCTTCATCCCAGTCGATAGAATCATCTTCCATACCAACCATAGATAAGTTTTTAGCATTTACAGTACCACCGTAAAATTCGAATCCGTCATCTGCACCTTCGAAAGCCTCACAGTTTTCAACGATAGTTTCGCTACCACAAGCAAAGAATGAGAAAGCATTAAATTCGAATTCACCATCAGAAGATGCTTGACCAGCATATTCAACGATAACATATTTTAAAGATCCTGAGCTGTCTTCAGCATCAGTTCCACCGTAAGGTTGTTGTCCAGCTTCAGATAAAGATGTTCCACCAGATGCATTCATTGGCGCGTAACCGTGTAAAGTGATTCCTCCCCAGTCACCGTCTCCGCCTTCTGCGTTTTTGTTTTCAGAAGTAAATACGATTGGCTCGTCTGCAGTACCGTTAGCAACTAACTTACCACCTTGTAATACCATTAAAAGGTTGATTCCTGCTGCTTGATCTGCTGAAGTAACTGTAATTGTACTTCCTTTTTCGATAGTTAAAGTGGCTCCAGATTGTACAGTTACAGCACCTTTAAGTGTATGGTTTCCTTTAGGGATAAATAAATCTTCTGTGATATTTCCGCTAATAACAATAGGATCTGCATTTTCATTTCCGATGTTAGCATAGTTAGACCAACCATCAAATACACTTTCGTCTGCACCTGTAGCTTCGCCGTTAGAAGTAATAAAACTATCTGGAAGTGTAGTTCCGTCTACGTTATTTACATATTCGTTTTCGCTATAAGTAAATTTAGCATTTGTAAATTTTAATGTCCCGTCGTTAATTTCGTTTAATTGGTTGTTTACAAACATTACAGTTTGTGTGTTAGACACAATGATGTTGTCGAAAGTACCAGCAGTACCTTGTTTAAGGTCGAAAGCAGCTTTTCCATCTCTGTTGCTAGCTCTAACAGTTACGTCTTTTACAGCAGCGTTAGATCTTGGAGATGCATTGTTTTCTCCACTTCTGTTTGCTAATTCGAAAGCATAGTCACCAATGTTATCGTATTGGTAAATTACAGCGTTAGTAATAGATCCTTGGAAACCTTCATCCCAGTCGATAGAATCATCTTCCATACCAACCATAGATAAGTTTTTAGCATTTACAGTACCACCGTAAAATTCGAATCCGTCATCTGCTCCTTCAAAAGCCTCACAGTTTTCAACGATAGTTCCGCTACCACAAGCAAAGAAAGAGAAAGCATTAAATTCGAATTCACCATCAGAAGATGCTTGACCAGCATATTCTACGATAACGTATTTTAAAGAACCAGAGCTGTCTGCAGCATCAGTTCCACCGTAAGGTTGTTGTCCAGCTTCAGATAAAGAAGTTCCACCTGTAGCATTCATTGGCGCGTAACCGTGTAAAGTGATTCCTCCCCAGTCACCGTCTCCGCCTTCTGCATTTTTGTTTTCAGAAGTAAATACGATTGGCTCGTCTGCAGTACCGTTAGCGATTAATTTACCACCTTGTAATACCATTAAAAGGTTGATTCCTGCTGCTTGATCTGCCGAAGTAACTGTAATTGTACTTCCTTTTTCGATAGTTAATGTAGCTCCTGAGTGAACCTGAACATTTCCTTTAAGTGTGTAGTTTCCTTTTTCAAGGACCATGTCTTCAGTAATATCTCCAGTAATAACGTTTTCTGTTGGATCTACTGGATCTGTTCCTCCCATATCATCATCATTGTTACAAGACATTACACCTAGTAGTAATGTTGCGATTAAAGAGATGTTTAAAAAATTTGTTTTCATTGTTTTAGTATTTTAATTGTGTTAAATTAAATTAGGTTTATAATTGATAAGTTAAGTTCAAACTAAAGTTAACGCCCAGGTTAAAGTTTTCTATAACGTTACTATAATCGTCTGGAAATTGAATTTCTCTAGTTGCATCTTGAGTAAAAAGAGTTTCTTCGTTAAGAATGTTTCTTACGGTAAAACGCAAGCCAAATTTTTCATTAAATTGAGTGTTCCAAGATAAATCTAATTGGTTAACAGGTTTTTCGTAAATTTCATCTGCACCTTCCACACCTACTGCGTAGATACGTTTTCCATAGGTGTTAAAGATTAAGTTTATAGACGATGTTGTTTCTTCTCTGTCGATAAGATTGTAACCTAAATCGGCATTCACTCCCCAGTCTGATGCTCCTTGAAGTTTTCTTGTTTTATTTGTTACAGTTGCAAAATCTGGATTGTTAGGGTCTGCAGAAGCTTCAGAATCCATTAAGATTCCATTAAATCCGAAGGTAAATGGGTTTAAAGATTCAAGTTTTGTAATACTACCAATATTTACCTTAGCTTCTAATTCTAGACCATAAATGTAAGCTTCATCGAAATTGTCGAAGAATGTTCTATACCCAATAGATGTAGATCGTGATAAACGCTCGATAGGATTTTGAATGTACTTACCAAATACGGTTAAGGCTAAAACCTCAGATCTAGAAGGGAAGATTTCATATTTTAAATCGGCATTATAGTTTGTAGAGTTTTCTACCTCAGGATTACCAAGAACTTGGTTACCATCTCCATCTTGGAATGTGGTTGGTAAAATTTCTCTTAAACGTGGTCTTGTAACGGTTTTAGATCCTGCAAATCGGATATTCGATAAATCGTTTAAAGTATATTTAATGTTTAAAGATGGTGCAATATCAAACGGATTGTATTCTATGCTTTTGTAAGGATCGTTAATAGAACTTAATTGCTCGCGATAAATAATTTCTCTAAAAGCAGCTTCTCCTCTAATTCCAACTTCTACTAATAATTTGTCCCACTCTTTTGTGAAATCTATGTATGCAGCATTAATAGTTTGGTTGATTTTACTTTTTGCGGCAGGATCGGCAGTGTTGCTATAAAATAAGTAGCCCCCTGCAAATCCTTGTTCGAAAAAGTCTTGAGGATCGTTAGTGTTAATATAAGGTAATGGATCCTTACTGTTTTGTTCTGTAGAGATGGTTCTGTTAAAGAAATCGTATCTAATATCATCAAAGTTGTATCCAACTTTTAAGATGCTTTTAAACTTATCTGAATCTTCGTCTCTTTGAAACCCAACTTGATATTCTACTTTAGCATTAATATTGTTATTATTTAATTCTTGGTAGAATTTAAACGGGTCGATACCATTTGTTGTAATATACTCGGCTTCTTCTCCAGATCCAGCAGTTCTTAATACACGACGATCTGGAAGGTTGTTGTTTCCTATACCATAAGACCCAGCAAAAGTTAAGATGTGCTTGTCGTTATTCCAAGATTTATCTCCAAACAACTGGAAAGATAATAAGTCGTTTTCGGTGTATTTAATATCTCTAATGTAGAAATCTTTGTTGTTCAACTGAGTAAATCCGTCATTTAAACCTTGTGCTTCTCTAATAAAGTTAGATGAATTTTGTAGGTAAATGGTGTTGAAGTTTAAACTGAAATTAT encodes:
- a CDS encoding gamma-glutamyltransferase, producing MSYKKGTLSPINWSESLFDTVGPFKLINKEVSKSYNESMVASLTGAAGAFAGNKALEAGGSAVDAVLTGAMTNITKGLGSVYSFAGISTLVYYDVESGKVYSLDASYGKPAIIKTVEEHSSDSTARYVGKDVMVPGFMAGVEAAHKKFGKLPFDALFEPAIYIAEHGLHVPHDIIPLMQQNDVGKGFLSKFSESDSLLKQPELANTLKNVADKGAQYMYTGAWGQELVKQVQENGGDMTIEDLSNYQAIWEDPFSTDFSGYKVYSAGINSIGGVRVIETLNLLNEAQLSSEKHYAETSKGTEKILKVLQYNSIVRDDSLVSKYLSEFNMNPSSRVTKAHAEQLWRFMGTEAWNKVFNAIAQNENEGHGGHTDGMIAVDKQGNVAVLVYSHAMPIPWGTSGIKVGGVVIPNAADSPIRSFYETAKPGNHVALEMNPTIVLKDGKFSMASATIGNDLNTILIQHIINATVYDMTPEASQKAPKILIDAWPGLRNFGIDLPEVSEYTRLVGSSFNDSVIHSVNQNNIQLVKTENPMIESITAGTTIIKRDSNSNQLNGANYPMFPGDIFGSNK
- a CDS encoding outer membrane beta-barrel protein → MKSKYIWFFAMMVLSFSAMSQEKYSVNYSVGIPTGDTADFTESVSWRGVGFDYTHMLNQEWGVGISASLQTFYDDLGYVTTTEGKETVSANRYNYINSLPIYATGSYFINESADFTPFVSLGVGVMYNQKEQDLGLHVFEEEAWQFSLRPEVGFEYDVSYGLGLRAAARYNAAFKSGDLEGLSHFSIAVGVIWTN
- a CDS encoding inorganic phosphate transporter, yielding MENIYLLMIVALAVLAIADLVVGVSNDAVNFLNSAIGSKAVSFRTIMIVASVGVAVGAIFSSGMMEVARKGIFNPGEFMFSEIMIIFMAVMITDILLLDFFNTIGMPTSTTVSIVFELLGASVAIALIKIGHDGGSFSDLVNYINTSKATQIIFGILLSVVIAFSVGAMVQWVARLLLSYNFEKKAKWVGALFGGMAITAISYFIFIKGIGGTAFAKESYDILGGLTIGHYLETQVLLILAISLVFWSLVSYIYTAVFKLNIYKLIILIGTFALALAFAGNDLVNFIGVPIAAWQSYQEWSTSGIPADQFSMEVLAQSVKTPTLMLFIAGMVMVATLWFSSKAKAVVKTSIDLSSQSDTKERFQPNFLSRGFVRTAVGISDLINYLMPNATQAKIDRRFEKPTIALNRDKTYELPAFDMVRAAVNLMVASVLISIATSMKLPLSTTYVTFMVAMGTSLADRAWGAESAVYRVAGVLNVIGGWFFTALIAFLSAAAIAYLINLHVPSMVAILLLIALLLLVRNYLSMNKKNKELKAEGQLIRAESSSIQGVIHESAQNIANAIKRVNKIYTGAIDGLSKQDLVALKKNKKQVDKLTNEIDELRDNIFYFIKNLDESSVAASNFYINILGYLQDMSQSLEYISKVSHKHVNNNHKKLKFNQIKELKQIDKTLDELFTDTQTAFLNRSFEEIGSILSTKKAVFNQITERIQRQVERTRTEEVSPKNTTLYFSLLLETKDLLTATMNLLEEYHNAHDGSVHVPKIFKPEEEE
- a CDS encoding TonB-dependent receptor; the encoded protein is MKQILIALVFLTTMFSYAQQTTGSIVGTLTDKEYNNEPLAFANILIKGTTKGTTSDMDGNYSFENLEAGSYSLLYSFVGYETQEVPVTVTAGKETKVDIIMGASAAALDEVVITTTTNKESETALLLEQKKAVEIKQSIGTDELVRKAVTNVEQGLTKISGITTVQDRGIFVRGLDDRYNFLLVNGLPLASSDPDNKIIPLGYIATSIVGSVDVLKTFNSSIYQDFAGATFEINTKQIPSKPQTKFSVGFGLNTNTSLKSFKTDDSGDSEFFGYTGGGRHLPSQWGQDAQLGYTASPSESATIFDTSWTPTTTKAPLSTRFGLSHGQEIFDNGVSKVGFYFSLDYRNSYLTQQGVERALNSEGTAQQDFTTTNFNFSTQKSGLLGLNFSRGNNFSLNFNTIYLQNSSNFIREAQGLNDGFTQLNNKDFYIRDIKYTENDLLSFQLFGDKSWNNDKHILTFAGSYGIGNNNLPDRRVLRTAGSGEEAEYITTNGIDPFKFYQELNNNNINAKVEYQVGFQRDEDSDKFKSILKVGYNFDDIRYDFFNRTISTEQNSKDPLPYINTNDPQDFFEQGFAGGYLFYSNTADPAAKSKINQTINAAYIDFTKEWDKLLVEVGIRGEAAFREIIYREQLSSINDPYKSIEYNPFDIAPSLNIKYTLNDLSNIRFAGSKTVTRPRLREILPTTFQDGDGNQVLGNPEVENSTNYNADLKYEIFPSRSEVLALTVFGKYIQNPIERLSRSTSIGYRTFFDNFDEAYIYGLELEAKVNIGSITKLESLNPFTFGFNGILMDSEASADPNNPDFATVTNKTRKLQGASDWGVNADLGYNLIDREETTSSINLIFNTYGKRIYAVGVEGADEIYEKPVNQLDLSWNTQFNEKFGLRFTVRNILNEETLFTQDATREIQFPDDYSNVIENFNLGVNFSLNLTYQL
- a CDS encoding toxin-antitoxin system YwqK family antitoxin, which translates into the protein MKTKILFVIALLMTAVSFAQDKRDLKINEGAELIEVTYYHDNGVVSQTGFYTLDGKLQGEWKQYDVNGKKLASANYDKGNKVGKWFFWNDKTLKEVDYSNNAIASVSEWNNKTKLAGNN
- a CDS encoding DUF4136 domain-containing protein → MKTNSVKKQWHLRVFLQLACLAMLLTSCYPGGAEYVEDYDAVYTNYSSDFNFNTTYSYSLPDRVIKVGNNNDDDDTEYINEAYSDAILSNLRSNLNALGWTEVSVDANPEVVVLASGFDQSFYYYYNPWYWDWYYPWYGPNWGWYYPFTPGYVSGYKTGSVLVQMTVPDDAEDNKIPVVWMAALNGLLQGGQANIVNRIDTNLDQAFSQSPFNN
- a CDS encoding porin: MKLKVLLVLALTFSFSNFIHAQEVKPSKFGKGIINIVDKDSTWSMKFGARMQFLGSVFTYNDNNVLKETNSSFLIRRARLKFDGFAFSPNLVYKIELGVSNRDMSGSSIYTHNTPRIIMDAVMKWKFHKGFQFWFGQTKLPGNRGRVISSANLQLVDRSILNAAFNIDRDIGLQLHHQNTIGNHFVMRQIVAVSQGEGRNVTTGNLGGLQYTTRLEFLPFGEFKDKGDYFGSDLSREDHPKLSLAAGYDFNNNAVRTRSNMGTYMVTDSGFHKTNIGTVFIDGMFKYKGVSFMTEYADRTASDPIARNSDGTETGETVLIGNALNLQMGYLFKSNWEIAGRYATTNFDKEITGRGTENEYTAGVSKYIVKHKLKVQTDLGYLTNASNKDMLLYRLQFEMHF